Proteins found in one Paenibacillus dendritiformis genomic segment:
- a CDS encoding carbohydrate ABC transporter permease, which yields MKAYKKWLIAIGSIIVIALHTIPFYILLTSSFKAADDLSSKWAFPGYVYLDNFLNAWNEANLGRAFINNILITGIAVVLVVASGSLAAYPLARHQTKWNKFMYMLFISVLIVPPLAILVPLYRFYVDIHALNTYWGIILIHVTFNLPITIFLFTGFIGTIPKDLDEAGMIDGSSRVGLFFRLIMPLLKPVTATVIILAGVAIWNDYQFSVFFLEKTEVRTITVSLAKFFGQYNSNIGWVAAGSLMGALPITLVYLALQKQFIHGLSSGAVKG from the coding sequence ATGAAAGCATACAAAAAATGGCTGATCGCCATCGGTTCGATCATTGTCATTGCGCTCCATACCATTCCGTTTTATATTTTATTGACCAGTTCCTTCAAGGCGGCCGACGATCTGTCTTCCAAATGGGCCTTTCCGGGGTATGTCTATCTCGACAACTTCTTGAACGCCTGGAATGAAGCGAATCTCGGCAGAGCGTTCATCAATAACATCCTGATCACCGGCATCGCTGTCGTGCTCGTCGTCGCGAGCGGCTCGCTGGCCGCCTATCCGCTGGCCCGGCATCAGACGAAGTGGAACAAGTTCATGTACATGCTGTTCATCTCGGTGCTCATTGTGCCGCCGCTGGCCATTTTGGTCCCCTTGTACCGCTTCTATGTCGATATCCATGCCTTGAATACGTACTGGGGAATTATTTTGATTCACGTGACGTTCAACCTGCCGATCACCATCTTTTTATTTACCGGGTTCATTGGCACCATCCCGAAGGATCTGGATGAGGCCGGCATGATCGACGGCTCCAGCCGTGTCGGGCTGTTTTTCCGGCTGATCATGCCGCTGCTGAAGCCGGTTACAGCCACCGTCATTATTTTGGCGGGCGTCGCAATTTGGAATGACTATCAGTTCTCGGTCTTTTTTCTGGAAAAAACAGAAGTGCGAACCATCACCGTGTCGTTGGCGAAATTTTTCGGACAATACAACAGCAATATCGGTTGGGTCGCCGCCGGATCGCTGATGGGAGCGCTGCCGATTACATTGGTCTACTTGGCGCTGCAGAAGCAGTTCATACACGGCCTGTCTTCAGGCGCCGTCAAAGGATAA